The DNA window ACACCAAAGGGGCGAATTGAATTTTTCTTCTTGATTTATAAGCATTTAATAGGTGTTCCATTCTGTTCCACTTTTAATAGGGGCATGTTCCATCTGTTCCATTCTGTTCCGTTTGTTCCATTTGTTCCGAATGGAACACCTCGCCACCGGATCGTGTCCAGCGGTGAACGGTGGTGGTCGGTATATTTAACTGGTTTGCTATCTCACGAACCGACATGCCCCGTTGATTCATTTCCCGGGCACTTTCTTTCAACTCGTCTTTTTGTGCATTACGATCCATATTAAGGTGCTCCTGCTCTGCAGAAAAACCAGTATGCTGAAACGTAAGCATGGTTCCGGACTTTACGATCTCACAGCATACAACATTGTCAGCATCAAAAAGTATCTCGCTGCTGCGCGATGGCTTTACCTGTTTGATGTAGCGGGAACTCTTTCCCTGAGTGCTCTTTCCAATAGCTGATACACTGTCTGCAAAATTGCTCAGGTGCTTACTTCCCGCCAGATCATTGATTGTGATCGGGATGCTCATGCTTCGTTTTGGAGTATGTGCTAATACCAGAATCGACAATTCGAATTCATTTTTAAGCTCGGTCAGTTTTCGCATTACTTCCAGTGCTACTTGTGTGTCCTGGGTGTTCAGACTATTCAGGTAGGTCAGGTTATCAATGATGAGCACCTGACTTTGGTAAGTCTCAATATCATGTCTTATCTTTTGAAACAACAGATCGTTCATAGATCGTGCGGGATGTTTCAACATCAGTGCGCTGAATTCAATATTATCAATGTAAAAATGTGGACTGAATTCATGATCATTTCCAAGATCATCAGTATAGCGCATGCGGAATTGCATGTCCGACATCTCAAAGTCATAGTATAGAACATTCAACGGATGATGATCGTTCTCCAGGAACATGAGCGATTCTCCTTTGCTCAATGCGTCGGCCAGCGCCACAGCCATTATACTCTTTCCAATACCCGTATCTGCAAACATCAGGTGAAGCTCATTACTTTGCCATATCACCGAAAAAAGTCGTTTTACTTCAGGCAGATTACGGGCATCTTCAAGTCGCTGAGCGGCAGATCTGATAACGTTTCCTGAATAATCATCAGATACAGGCTTACTCTGATCCGGCGTCGGCAAACTCTGCCCGTTACGTGGTTTAATCTGAACTGGGACAAAGTTTATCATGTCAATCCGGGTTTTATTTCGATGAATGTATTATTGCACACGGGGCCGGGCTTGCGGTGAATCAAAATACAATGAGAATCTATCTGGGGATCGGCAGCTTCAAGCTCCTTCATCCGCTGCTCTATATCGGACAACAATTCGACATTGTTCAGGCAATCCATATCATTATGAATACCACACAGGTCTTGTATCAGCTTATTTTGCTTTTGTACATACTGCTGATTGGCCTTTTCTTTCTGAGCATAGCGCCGAAGATCATCTGTGAGCATCGCGATGATCTCTTCCAGTTTTGACAGGCTTGTTGCTAATGCAAATTTCATCTCAGTGGAGTATTACGCCATCCTTTTTGATTTCTTCACGGGTTTGTTTACGGCCACCATCCAGCCAATTCAACAAATCCGTCTTGCGGAACACTACACGCTTTCCTCTTTTAATAAAAGGAATATCCCTTTTTGAGGTCATCATGTAGATGGATTGTTTCGCGATTTTCAGAAATGCGGAGGCCTGATCAATGTTCATGATCTCGGGAAACTCTTCCGTTGGCGTGTTGCTTGTGATTTTTGTTTCTGACAGGAGCTCCCTGTTCAGTTCAACGTATTCGCTAACACTCAGGGAATACATCGGGCGGTTCGGATCTATTTTCATCTTTGCGGGTATTTTGGGTTATTAAAAACAACCACAAAGATTCACCAACGCAGGAGGGCCACTAGGGCATGTTCTTGCAACATATGGCATAATCCGACAAGATGTGGCATGAACGGGCAACATTGTGCAAGATCGGGCATTAAAATCCACTCAATTATTATCTGATGCTTTGGTTATTCGAAGATGCTTTCAGGAAGACGGTATCTTTTTGAAGAATTCCGCGTTCATAATACACGGTGAAATATTCTTCATGACTTTGTAAATGCGGTGAACCTGGATTGGAAAAGTGAGGATGCGGATTGTGAAGATCATGGATTACCCTTTTAACGGGGTTCTTGGATCATCAAGGTTCATCAAGAAAAGAATAAATCAATTTCACCTGCCATTCACGTAGAGGACTGCGGGTAAGTTTCAACTGGACTTCTATTGGCTTGATCCATCTGCGGAATGTATTGCGGGACACTCCGTATTCTTCGGCGAGCTGTATCAGGGTTTTTACTTTTCCGGGCATATAACGTCTGCGTTTTCTACAAAAATATACACCCTTTCCCATCATTTTACATGTTGCGTTTCGTTTTCCACTTTTTTCCAAAATTTGCTTCATGTTAGTGAATAAACCGGTATTTATTATTGCTAGTCACCACGGGGTTCTGGATTGGTGTTTAAGTTTTTATAAGCTTTATTATAGCCGGTGTTCATTGTTTACGAAGCTTTAAAACAAATTACATCATAGCACGAGTATATATTTAAACAATCTTCAGGATGGACTCAATACAAGTTGATTTTCCTTGTCGGAAGAGGAATGTGAACTACATGGCAACTGTTCCGCCTGTAATAGTTATCACGGCAGGAAATGACAATTGCCTTTTTGTAAAAGAAAAAAAAATATATATTTATGAAAACGCGGGGGGAGGTAAGCGGTAATTAAGAATGCAACATTTTGGTAAATATGGATCACAATGCTGTACGCGTCGTTCAAGTAATGGGGCGAAACGGAAAACTTGTTTTTCTCCTCAGGTTCTATTTTTTACTCTACTTTTGTTAGTATTCTCGTCAATAAATAGCTTTAAAAAGTGATTCCCAATAATTTGCAGTTTTAATGCACATCAAAACCTTAAATAAAAGAATAAAAACCATTTTAATAATACAAGCTATTTGTATGTTAATTGGAGCATCGACTCATATTTTGTGGATCATTGAAAACGGTATTTTTACACCTAATATAAATCACCCATTAATCTCAACAATTTTTTGGGATTCTTTAGCTGTTATTGATATAATTGCAGCAATGCTATTAATTCTCCGACCGAAAATAGGCGTCCTTATTACTTCAATAATTATTACAATTGATGTAATTCACAATAATTTAATTTTGTTTTTTTACAATCAGCATATAAATGATATTGGTATTAAATTGTGGGCGATAAAGTATTGGATGTTCATTGGGCAAATACTTTTCTTGACCTTTGTTTTTTGGACTTTGAAAACTAACCTGACAGAAATAAAATTAAAATCAATTTCAAAATAGACGCAATTGTTTGGCAAATATATGCTACGATTTTTTTTTAAGCAAAGATTGAAAAATATGAGAAATGGAAAGAATAATGATATGAACGTGACGAGGATTGGGTATTATTCGTCGATTTTCCTGACAGTTTTAACGTTAATTACATTAGGTTTTGCTATGACTGCAATACCTCCGTCAGGACCGAATTGTCCAGGGAATTGCATGGAGTATCCTTTTATCGATAGTCTGAATTATTACCCGAGAGATTATTATTGGATGTACTTTGCCATTATCCAACTCATCACTTTCTTAATTTTTATTATTTCAATTCATTTTATTGCACCACCAGAAAAGAAAATTTACAGTTTTATTGGCATTTCTTTCTCAATGATTGCTTCAATTGTTTTATTAGCTGATTATTTTATTCAGTTTGCAGTTGTACCAATCAGCTTCATGAAAGGGGAAACCGATGGAATTGGAATACTTTCACAATATAACGGACATGGAATATTCATTGCGTTGGAAGAATTAGGGTATTTTATGATGAGCCTTTCTTTCCTTTTTATTGCTCCCATTTTTTCTACTCAAAATCGTTTGGAAAAAGTAATCAGGTGGATTCTAATTGTTCCTTTCCTTGGAACAATCATTGCTTTTATATTCTACACCATAAAATATGGCCTTGATAGAAGTTATCGTTTTGAGGTTGCAACGATTACTATCAATTGGCTGATTTTGATTGTTATCAGTATTTTGATAGGCGTTTTCTTTAGAAGGAAAATGAAAAGAAATCTTGAAATATAAATTTTGCCACACAAATTTTATAGGTTATGGTTAAACAATCATTCTCCTTTTGCTTACTGCTGTTTGTATTGCAGATCGCTAATGCGCAGACAGTAAATACCAACATCAGCAACGGTGTAATATTTGACGGCGAACCTTATCTGGCCATTAATCCTGTGAACAATCAAAACATGGTTGCAGTATGGATGGGTTTCAAATACTCGGGCGGGTTGTTTCGCATTGCTATTAAAACAAGGGCAAGTTTCGATGGGGGAAACTCGTGGAGCACCGCCGTTGCTCTTCCCCATTTCGGAACAGGCTTTGGTTCGGCCGACCCATCGCTGGCATTTGATAAAAACGGCTTGCTGTATGTGTGCTATATTGATTACAAACAAGCGCCCGATAGCGGGGGGATATATGTTGCCCGTTCCACAGACGGAGGATTGAACTGGGATACCCCATCCAAAGCATTCGATATGTATGATGTTCCAAATAAAAGGCCGATCGACAGACCGTGGTTAGTGGTTGATAATTCAAATACATCCAATTCGGGCACACTATATATTACCACAAAACCTGCCCCGTGGATTGCTCCGCCCAACCGCAATTATTTCAAAGTGTCTCTGGACAACGGGCATACATGGAGCACTATCGCAAACGTGGACGGAGGAACGCACCTGGTGGGAAGTCTCATTGCCCAGCCGATGGCTGCCCCGGCAACAACTTTGAGCGGGAAATTCTGCGCTGTGTACCCCAGTTATGTTGCATCTCAGAATCCATTGCCGGCATATTATCTTGCCACATCGGCGGATAAAGGTCAGTCATTCTCCTATTCCAATGTTTTTGCAGCAATACCGGCTTCAAATGATACCAATTTTAAACTCGGGTACCAGCTTATTACCGATCCAGCGGATAGTAACAGAATGGTATTTCTTATACCCGATGCACAGAACGGAGACAACGACATTTTTGCATTCAGAAGCAGCAACGGCGGACAATCATGGAACGGCCCCGTGAGGATAAATGATGATGCATTATCAAACGGTAAAGCCCAGGATATGGTTTGGGGCGCATACAATACCACAGGCGGCCTTATCGTTACATGGCGCGACAGACGTGATGCATCATCAAACGGATTTTGGAATGCGGGATATGATTTTTATTATGCCACCAGCACCGACAACGGACAGACATTTTCTGCCAATCAAAAATTATCAAGTCAATTTATAACTTTCGATTCCGTGATTTCGCAAAGCGGCAATGATTTCCTGGGCTGCACATACTCAGGCGATACGCTCTGTTCGGTGTGGGGTGATACACGCAACGGCAGGATGAATATTTATTTTGCCAAAACAATTGCAGGCACCAACACCAGTGTTGAAATAATGCTGCTCAACGGGGAAGGCCCACAATGGAACATATACCCTAACCCGGTGCACGAAGAACTGAATGTTGCTGCATCCGCCGAACTTGCAGGAAAAGAGGTCCGCATTTACAACGCAAGTGGAAAAAAGATCAGCAGTTATATGTTGAAAGAAATGAATGAAAAAATCTCGATCAAAGGTTTTAAAGCAGGGATTTATTTTATTAAGATCGATGATGATGTTAAGCGATTTGTTGTTGAATAAATTATAAAAAATGATGGCACTGTCCGATAGCATAAAAAATGCACTGTCACCCTTTTATCCCTTAAGCCATACGACATGCCAGGCCTTGTCAGAAGTCACCTGTATCAAAATGATCAGGATTATATTTTCGACAGCAGCAAATTTGAGAAGCGCTTTGGAGTTTTGGCCACATCTCCTGCTGATGGTATTAAAACCATGATCACGAAATTAAAAGTATGAGGTATGAAAACAGAGAAAATGAACAGAAAAGTAGTCCTGTCAACCCTGTGGATATTTGTCACCCTAAATTATCTTTATTGTGATGTAATGTCACTCATGGATGCCGGTTTGCTTAAACAATACATCGCTGGTACGGTCAACGGCATGAGCATGACCGGCGGCTTTTTGCTGGGCTCTGCGATACTGATGGAAATCCCTATTGCCATGATTTTATTGTCGAGGATATTGAGATATAAAGCTAACCGCTGGATTAACATCATTGCAGCCATTATAATGACCGTGGTGCAGACTGCAACATTATTTGCAGGGACGCCTACTCCTTATTACATCTTTTGCAGCGTCATCGAAATTGCGGGCACCGCATTTATCTTCTGGTATGCTTTACAGTGGAGAGAAAAAGAAGCAATAAATTAATCCGTTAAATGATCATTTTTTAAATAAATAATTTATGAACTCTTACAAAACATCGAATCTCACGGCGGGAATATCAATTGGGAAAGCAGCCGTTATTGCAGGCATTGCGCTTCTGCTTATGGCAATCATAGCGCCCATAGCTAATTTTGCAATACTTAATAAGATTTATATTCCGGGCGATGCGGTTACAACCTTCGGTAACCTGCTTGCTTCGCAGGAAATATTCCGGCTGGGCATAGGGATTTTTATTCTCGTGGCTGTGCTTGATATAATTGTGGCTTGGGCGCTGTATGTTTTTCTGAAACCGGTTAACAGCAGTTTATCCCTGCTTGCTGCATGGTTCCGTATCGTATATGCGGCCATGCTCGCAGTGGTTTTTTATTATCTGATAAATGTTTTGCAACTTGCAGGCGGGGCGGATTATCTGTCGGCTTATACACAGGAACAGCTTCAGGCACAGGTCATGATAAATTTTCAGAACTTTACCATCTGCTGGCAATTCGCATTGATTATTTTTGGATTTCATTTATTAGTGCTTGGCTACCTGTTTTTAAAAGCCGGCTACATGAAGCAAATACTTGGGATACTGGTAATGCTTGCATCTGTCGGATACTTGCTTGACGGTTTTGGGAAACTCCTGTCGGTCAATTATAATATTAGCATTTCAGCTTTTACATTTATCGGTGAAGTGGTAGTTATTTTCTGGTTGCTAATTAAAGGCAGGCAGGTTAAAGAAGTGCAATAAAATTACAAATTTGACTAACGCATAATAGATAAGTACCCTCCTACAAACTTAATATTAAATTAATATGTTAAGTGCTTATTTTCAGCATTTACAGAGTACCTTTATGGTATATTAATTTGTCCATTGAGAAACTGTGCTAATAGAGGCCTCCAATGCTGACTCTTGTAATAATAACCATCGCGATTGCGCTGTTGTTTGATTTGTTGAATGGTATGAATGATGCGGGAAACAGCATCGCAACCATAGTGGCCACCAGAGTTCTCCCCCCGAAACTTGCAGTTTTATGGGCCGCTTTCTTCAATTTTATCGCATTTCTCGTATTTGGAGTACACGTGGCATCAACGATTGGAAATGGAATTATTCATCCCGAGGTATTAAAAGGCGATCCCTATTGTGTACTTGCAGCTCTGATGGGTGCGATATTGTGGGTGTGGTTTTGTCAGCGGAATGGTTTGCCTAACAGTGTTTCTCACGCGCTAATCGGTGGACTGATCGGTCCTGCCCTTATCAAAGGAGGCCTGTCTGCTGTATTTCTGCCCGGCCTGATTAAAATAGCAATTTTCATTGTTCTGGCTCCTTTACTTGGTTTCATCATTGGATATTTTTTCATGATACTTACAATGTTGATATGGGGTAAAGTGCCTCCGGCGAAGGTTGATCGCTTTTATAGAATAATGCAGTTGGTTTCTTCGGCCGGGTTCAGTTTGGGTCATGGTGGTAATGATGCCCAAAAAACTATGGGGATTATTGCAGCACTTTTGTTCAGTACAGGTTATCTGACGGGCGCATTTTATGTGCCACTATGGGTCGTGCTTTCCGCACATTTATGCATTGCCCTTGGTACACTTTTCGGAGCATGGAAAGTAATTAAAACACTTGGGCACGGTCTTACTAATCTGAAACCTGTTCATGGATTTGTTGCTGAAACATCGGGGGCATTGACTTTATTTGGCGCCACGATGCTGGGCATACCCGTGAGTACCACTCATACTATCACAGGTGCAATAATGGGTGTTGGTGTTACGCGTAGATTTTCTGCAGTAAAGTGGGAAGTTGCCGGTAGTATCATAACTGCATGGATACTTACGATCCCGATGACCATTTTGTTTTCAGCGGGGATTTATTGGATGATTAAACTAATATTTTAATAAACTGCGATCAAAATTATTGTTACCTCAGATGAAATTAGAAGGGTGTGCTGAAAAGGAAGTTTATCTTTTCTATTGCGATTTTGAGAATTGATTTCATTAAGTCATGGATTTGTCTTAAAGTGTAAAGTTCATTGACGGAAACAGATTAACTAATCATCAATAGACAATGAGTAACGCACCAATATGAACAATACAAAGTAATACCCTGAATATTATGAAAACATCAAAAATGACAAAAGTTTTAATCTCACTGGATTGGGATCCAACTGCGAAAAAAGTAGTAGAAACGGGGGTTTCATTAGCAAAAGCGATGGGCGCTGAAATAATATTATTGCACGTAATCTCAGACCCAAAGCTTTATGCCTCGCCTAATCCATTTACTGTAATGGGTTTTGCAGGTTACCAGTACGTTAATCCATTGCAATCTGCAAGCAATACCCATCTTGCAAAAGAGGATGAGCTGAAAACTGCTGCGCTGAAATTTCTTGATAATTTTAAACTGCATCTTGGGGATGATACCATCCAAACTATCGTTAAAACGGGCGATAGCGCGGAATCGATTTTAATGGTGGCCAGGAAGGTGAAAGCAGATGTTATTGTTCTTGGCTCTCATAGTAAAAAATGGTTACATAATATTACTATGGGAAGTGTTACAAAAAAGGTTCTAAACCATACATTAAAACCGGTGTTGATTGTTCCGACCAAAAAGCAAAAGTAGCCTTTGTTAATATTGATAACAAAACGACAACCGTGGTCTGAATTGTGTGGATTTATCCGCCTGATTATTGGTGCGTTTCCTGAATCGACCTATTTAAAATAACGGATAAACAATTTCAAGAAAACACCAAATCCCGCCGACCCTCTGCAAATCTGTTCAGCTCAAAGCGGATGGTCGCCTGTGTATATTTTTTCTTATTGGTAACTGAATGGGGCGCACCATCCGCAGCAGCAGTCGGTGCTCCGGCAATATCGCACAACACCTTCATCAGTCTGTCTATATCCTCTTCGCTGTTACCGGCGCCAAGGCTT is part of the Bacteroidota bacterium genome and encodes:
- a CDS encoding AAA family ATPase; protein product: MINFVPVQIKPRNGQSLPTPDQSKPVSDDYSGNVIRSAAQRLEDARNLPEVKRLFSVIWQSNELHLMFADTGIGKSIMAVALADALSKGESLMFLENDHHPLNVLYYDFEMSDMQFRMRYTDDLGNDHEFSPHFYIDNIEFSALMLKHPARSMNDLLFQKIRHDIETYQSQVLIIDNLTYLNSLNTQDTQVALEVMRKLTELKNEFELSILVLAHTPKRSMSIPITINDLAGSKHLSNFADSVSAIGKSTQGKSSRYIKQVKPSRSSEILFDADNVVCCEIVKSGTMLTFQHTGFSAEQEHLNMDRNAQKDELKESAREMNQRGMSVREIANQLNIPTTTVHRWTRSGGEVFHSEQMEQTEQNGTDGTCPY
- a CDS encoding helix-turn-helix domain-containing protein, with translation MKIDPNRPMYSLSVSEYVELNRELLSETKITSNTPTEEFPEIMNIDQASAFLKIAKQSIYMMTSKRDIPFIKRGKRVVFRKTDLLNWLDGGRKQTREEIKKDGVILH
- a CDS encoding T9SS type A sorting domain-containing protein, whose amino-acid sequence is MVKQSFSFCLLLFVLQIANAQTVNTNISNGVIFDGEPYLAINPVNNQNMVAVWMGFKYSGGLFRIAIKTRASFDGGNSWSTAVALPHFGTGFGSADPSLAFDKNGLLYVCYIDYKQAPDSGGIYVARSTDGGLNWDTPSKAFDMYDVPNKRPIDRPWLVVDNSNTSNSGTLYITTKPAPWIAPPNRNYFKVSLDNGHTWSTIANVDGGTHLVGSLIAQPMAAPATTLSGKFCAVYPSYVASQNPLPAYYLATSADKGQSFSYSNVFAAIPASNDTNFKLGYQLITDPADSNRMVFLIPDAQNGDNDIFAFRSSNGGQSWNGPVRINDDALSNGKAQDMVWGAYNTTGGLIVTWRDRRDASSNGFWNAGYDFYYATSTDNGQTFSANQKLSSQFITFDSVISQSGNDFLGCTYSGDTLCSVWGDTRNGRMNIYFAKTIAGTNTSVEIMLLNGEGPQWNIYPNPVHEELNVAASAELAGKEVRIYNASGKKISSYMLKEMNEKISIKGFKAGIYFIKIDDDVKRFVVE
- a CDS encoding DUF6326 family protein is translated as MKTEKMNRKVVLSTLWIFVTLNYLYCDVMSLMDAGLLKQYIAGTVNGMSMTGGFLLGSAILMEIPIAMILLSRILRYKANRWINIIAAIIMTVVQTATLFAGTPTPYYIFCSVIEIAGTAFIFWYALQWREKEAIN
- a CDS encoding DUF4386 domain-containing protein, translating into MNSYKTSNLTAGISIGKAAVIAGIALLLMAIIAPIANFAILNKIYIPGDAVTTFGNLLASQEIFRLGIGIFILVAVLDIIVAWALYVFLKPVNSSLSLLAAWFRIVYAAMLAVVFYYLINVLQLAGGADYLSAYTQEQLQAQVMINFQNFTICWQFALIIFGFHLLVLGYLFLKAGYMKQILGILVMLASVGYLLDGFGKLLSVNYNISISAFTFIGEVVVIFWLLIKGRQVKEVQ
- a CDS encoding inorganic phosphate transporter; translation: MLTLVIITIAIALLFDLLNGMNDAGNSIATIVATRVLPPKLAVLWAAFFNFIAFLVFGVHVASTIGNGIIHPEVLKGDPYCVLAALMGAILWVWFCQRNGLPNSVSHALIGGLIGPALIKGGLSAVFLPGLIKIAIFIVLAPLLGFIIGYFFMILTMLIWGKVPPAKVDRFYRIMQLVSSAGFSLGHGGNDAQKTMGIIAALLFSTGYLTGAFYVPLWVVLSAHLCIALGTLFGAWKVIKTLGHGLTNLKPVHGFVAETSGALTLFGATMLGIPVSTTHTITGAIMGVGVTRRFSAVKWEVAGSIITAWILTIPMTILFSAGIYWMIKLIF
- a CDS encoding universal stress protein, which gives rise to MKTSKMTKVLISLDWDPTAKKVVETGVSLAKAMGAEIILLHVISDPKLYASPNPFTVMGFAGYQYVNPLQSASNTHLAKEDELKTAALKFLDNFKLHLGDDTIQTIVKTGDSAESILMVARKVKADVIVLGSHSKKWLHNITMGSVTKKVLNHTLKPVLIVPTKKQK